The following coding sequences are from one Zalophus californianus isolate mZalCal1 chromosome 5, mZalCal1.pri.v2, whole genome shotgun sequence window:
- the DHFR gene encoding dihydrofolate reductase isoform X2, with amino-acid sequence MVRTLNCIAAVSQNMGIGKNGDLPWPPLRNEFKFFQRMTTTSSVEGKQNLVIMGRKTWFSIPEKNRPLKDRINLVLSRDLKEPPQGAHFLAKSLDDALKLIEQPELANKVDMVWVVGGSSVYKEAMNKTGHLRLFVTRIMQEFESDTFFPEIDLEKYKLLPESHWKCPLL; translated from the exons ATGGTTCGTACGCTAAACTGCATCGCCGCTGTGTCCCAGAATATGGGCATCGGCAAGAACGGGGACCTGCCGTGGCCCCCGCTCAG GAACGAATTCAAGTTTTTCCAAAGAATGACCACAACTTCCTCAGTAGAAG GTAAACAGAATTTGGTGATTATGGGGAGGAAGACATGGTTCTCTATTCCCGAGAAGAATCGACCTTTAAAGGACAGAATTAATTTAGTTCTCAGCAGAGACCTCAA GGAACCTCCACAAGGAGCTCATTTTCTTGCCAAAAGTCTGGATGATGCCTTAAAACTTATTGAGCAACCAGAATTAGCAAATAAAGTGGACATGGTTTGGGTAGTAGGAGGCAGTTCTGTTTATAAG GAAGCCATGAACAAAACAGGCCATCTTAGACTATTTGTGACAAGGATTATGCAGGAATTTGAAAGTGAcacattttttccagaaattgATTTGGAGAAATACAAACTTCTGCCAGA